In the genome of Cynocephalus volans isolate mCynVol1 chromosome 10, mCynVol1.pri, whole genome shotgun sequence, the window GAGCccccagctgaggagctgccACGGGCCAGCAGCCCACCCTATGGGGCCTTGGAAGAGGAGCTGGAGCCCGAGCCCTCAGCTTTCTCCTTCCTCTCGCTGCGCCGTGAGCTGAGTAGGCCGGGGGACCTGGCTGCTCCTGAAGGCCCAGGGAGTCCTGGGCGGGCCAGCCCCCGGCATATGCAGGCAGAAGGGGGCCCAGTCTCAGCCTACGGGCGACTCCCTGAGCCCCAGGGCTATCAGGCACACAGCTGCTTGCCCCCTGGCAACCTGCCTACTCTCTGCTGTGACACCTGCCACCAGCTGCACACCGCCCACTGTGCAGCTCTGACCACCTGCCGCCTGGGCCACTCGCTGCGTGCATTGCTGGGAGACACACAGCGGCGCCTGTGGCTACAGCGTGCACAGGTGGACACCCTGCTCTATGACAGCCCTGGGGCCCAGCCCTAGGCCCAGCCACGCCCCAGGTTGAGGGCTACCGGGAGACAGTTTTGTGGTGCTTCtcttgggcaggggtggggggagttctGGGCCTCCTAGGGCCTGGGCCACTGGCCACCCTGCCCCTCCTGTCCCTGGGAGAGTCCTGGGTACAGCATGAGGGGTTTGGAGAGTCAAGGCCCCACAAGGTGGGAGGTGGGGTCATGCTTTCCATGGAAAGTTCCTGTCTGTGGCTGTGCCAAGCTCTCCTCACTGAGGACAGACCTCAGCCCTGGCCAGCAGAGCCCTGAGCTGGGCTTTCCTCAGCGCCCAAACCCCTGCCCAGATGTGCTGAGTAGAGGCGCCTAGCCGGTGTACCCCTGTCCCAGTACCCAACCTGTCCTTGAGGACCCCAATGCCCCTTTGAGGCCCACTGGCCAATCTGTAGCTCCTGGCCTATTCCCTGGAGTTTGTGGTTTAGGACGCGTTGCCTCCCTCCAAGTGTCTGGGGACTCTACACACAGGGGCGTCTCCAAGGGCCTGCAGGTGACACTGAGCTTCCCTGGGGGACGGGCTGTGGGGTCCCAGCCCTCCCTTGGTGTCATAGGCCCACACAAATAAGTGGAGTGCCGGGTGTGAGGCCAGGCCTGTGCACTGGGGGGAGCTGGGTCCATGGCTGGAGAGGAAATGGTCTGATTTCAAACTGACAAAACCCAGGCAGCCCATGAGTATTGCTCCCCaaccaggtgtgtgtgtgtggcggggagCTCTCAGCAACCAGTCCCAGCTGGAAGTTGGGAGTGGGGGTCCCGCAGGCTGTCAGTCCAGCTCCTGTTCAGCCACTGCTTGAGGCAGCACAAGCAGAGATGGGACACACTCCCAGGGCCAGGAAGGGCAGAAGCCACAGCTCTCTCCCCCAGGGGGGCAGCCCAGAGCTCCCTGGACAAGATAGAGAGGAGGTGGTTCTGCTCTGGCCCACTTTTTGGGGCTGACGAGCTGGCTGCAGAAAGAGGAGGGTGGTCCCtatctccccctccccagccactGGAAGCAGGTACAGCAACAGCCCTCTCCCGACCCAGCACCCCCCCAGGCTAGACCTGCTCCTGCATCCCTCTGTTCACTCTGCCCCCAGCACACTGAGGACACTGTATATTAAATGATGGTGGAGCCACATCTGTTGGGAAAGCTTTACTTGTCACACTCAAGGACAGAAGCCCACCTCCCCCTCACTTGGCATCCTCCCTGCAGGGCCTCACAAGAGAACAGAAGGCAGGCCAGGGCTCTTGCTGCACTGGTCTCAGGGGTGTCCTCCTGTGGCCCTGCCTGGGGTCGTCACAGTCTGTCCGGGCCCTGGGCAGTCCCTGGTGACCAAGAAGGAACACAAGCAGTCTCCTGGGGTCTGCTTGTCCCAGGCCAGCGCCCAGCCGTGGCTCCAGGACACCCAAAGTTGAGCCCCCGATTTCCACCAGACGGGAGCTCGGTGGATGCAATGAGAAATGGGCAAGACCCCGTACAGCCACCAGATGGTGCTGCCAGAACGCAGACCTTCCCAGTGCCCAGGCTGGGAGCCCCCACACCAGTGTCGCCATGTGCACACCCTGCCTGTGCCTGGGGGCAGCGGTGGGCACAGAGAAGACAAGGGGGTGGGGCCAGCTGGATGCCAGGACTGTGGTCAGCCTTGCCTGCAGGGCCCTCTCTGTCCACCGCTGGCTGCAGAATGTGGCTGAGTTGGCTCAGGGCTTGCTGCGCTTGCTCTGGCCCTCGGATGTAGTGGGGGCGGCCCGCTTGTTGCGGTGGTGGGGGAATGTGGGCATGAGCTCTGGCTCGCACGCTGTGGGGAGAGGAGCCACTTAGCGCCAGGCAGGGGGACAGTTTCCCAGGCAGACATGAGATGGGGCCCAGAGCAGTGGGGTGAGCTCCAGCTGCGAGCTGGCTCTGCGTGCAGGCCTGGCCCGGGCTGCCCCACACCTTTGCTCCCTTCCTACCCCAGGGTGGGTTTGCACAGCTGCAGGCCGGGCCGGCCTACCAGCCTGCCCAGGACCCAGCCTGGAGAAAACAACTGCAGGCCAAGCCCCTGCAGAGTGGGGCCTGAGGGGATCTGAAGGACTCACGTAGGGGCTTCTCTTTGAAGTAGGAGCTCTCCAGGCAGTCCCCGGCTGTTGCCCTAGATAAAGGTGGTGCCATTAATGGGACCCTTGGTTTTGACGAGCCCTGAGACCTGTTTCCCACACCCCACCCAGTTCAGCAGCCTCTGGTTCAATTTTCCAACAACAGAAAGATGTTGGAAAACAGGGATTGGGGCCCAGAAATCCAGGAGAACCCCAGAGTGGGTTCCGCAACCTGGGTGGGCAGAGATCACTTGAACTGGGTGCCTGGCACGTGTGCGtgttttcgggggtggggggcacctTCTGGCAAAGTTTGGCTAGTGTTCCGAGAAACTATCTTTAAAGGTTTTGTGTTTCAGGTGTCCCTCCACCTCTGCACAGAGGTCACAGCCCTCCCGTCCTGACCACAGGCAGGGTCAGCACCTTTTCTTAGGGTCATACATGAAGAGGAAATTCAGCAGGCGCAGGCCGGCCTCTGAGAGCCATGGGAACTTGTGCTTGAGGTTGTTATACGGCTGCTTCCTGAGACTGTACTGGCCCACCAGTGGCAGCTTGGAGAAGCCCTGTGGAAAGCAGGAGCTAAAGCCACAGAGGGGGTCAGGCATGCATGGTGGGTGGAGGGGCTGCCTGGGGCACCCACCGGCCAGATATTCTCACTGGGTGTCCCCAGCAGCTGTACGATCAGGTCGATCTGGTGGATCTCAGAAGTGCCAGGGAGAAGAGGCTTGTGGGCCAGCAGCTCGGCCAGGATGCAGCCCATGGCCCTGCAGAGAAGAGCAGGCCTCACTGCTACCACAGGCCTCTGCTGAGCGCCATGCCACCACGACCCATGTTGGGCTGGGGATGCCACGATGGACGGCCCAGTGACCACTGGGCTCCCTGACCCTGGCCCATGATCCACTCCCAGCAGAGCTCCCTGCCTCTTGGGGACCTCAGTGCTGGAGGCATGTGAATGCTGAAGCTGTTCTCACACTTCCTTTCGGGTTCCCAGGCTCAGGCCCCGCTCAAAGACTCCAGCCCcactcctgtccctgtcccccaGACCACGGAGCAGCAGCCATCTCTCACCACATGTCAATGCTGGTGGTCTGGGTAGTGGTTCCCAGCAGCAGTTCGGGGGCTCGGTACCTGCAAACAGAAGCATCCAACCTCATACCAGCCAGGCCTCTGCAGGACATAGCCCCCCAGAGAGCCCGTCGTGGCCTGAATGACAGGATTGCTAGCCCGAGCCTGGACTGTCCTCTGCTCTAAGCCCTGTAGACACAGGCGGCACAGGCAGTCATAGCTGCTGGAGGCAGCACAGGAGATCATAGCTGCTGGAGGTGCAACAGTGTTGCGTGCATCATACGGACCACTGAGTCCTTGGCACAGACCTACAACCAGCCACCACCATCAGCCTGCTTTCAAGGGTCTTAAATGAGAAATGGCAGAGAAAGGCCATGTGGGGATCCTGACCTGGATCTGACTGACTTTGAGGTCCTGCCTGTAACCATGACCCTGTTTTGCCtgttaaaatcataaatgaaaaataattacagaaatctTCATAAGCTGCCCACCCTCCCGGCGGTGAAGCAACCCTCCATTCCTGAGATGGTTTCAGAGCCAGGATGCTCTGGCTATCTCACCTGGATGCAGCAGGTCCTCAATGCCACTGAGCCTGGCAGCTGTCCTATACCTGGGACAGCCTGCTCTGCCTGGAGACGCTGTCCCAGACTAGCCCTGCGTATGCACAGCCACACAGCTTAGAGACCCTCAGGCCTGTCTGCAGCTCCAGCCTGACCTCCCCAAGTGGCCCTCCACTAGGCATGCTTGGTCCCTGGGGCCACCATGCATCTGAGGTACTCACCAGAGGGTGACCACCTTGGGGGTCATAGGCTTTACGGGGACACCATAGGCCCGGGCCAGGCCAAAATCCGCTGTGGCAGAGAGGGGAGGGACAGTGTCACCCAGTGAGAGCTAGCAAATTGCCATCTGGGGACAAAGCCAGGCACAGGAGCCCTGGGGCCACGAAGAGAGCCAGCTCCTGGCCTTGAGGTGCTTATAAAGACCCCCCCACCCAGTCGGGTGGTGCCCATGGAAAGACGCCCCATGCACTCGGGGCCAGCACCCTGAACCCACCTGTCTTCACATAGCCCTTATCAGTCATGAGCAAGTTGGAGACCTTCAAGTCCCTGTTACAGACAGAGAACACTGGTGACTCCCAGGAAGCAAGTTCCATCAGGGAATAAGTTTGTCACCACAGCTAAAGCTCACCACGCTTTCCCACCCACCTCCTGGTGTTAGGGCCTCTGGACAGTGGAGGGTGGGCAGTAGCAAGGCCATCCACAGCTGGGAACACCACAGCTCGAGCAACTTCTGAGAAGAGGCAGCGCTGGGACCCACGCAAGTTCTAACTTCCAGTTCTACCTGGTTCCCCAGTGGGTGTCCCATCACCTGCCCCAGAGCAGGAAGATCCTGCTGTCTGCACAATCCTACTGAGAGTTACAGCTCCACAGCTTGGCTCTTTCCACTGAGGGACTTCTCAGGGCCTGACCGAGCTCACACATACCCACTGTTGGTCTCCCAGAGAGCAAGCAGCACAAGGGCTTCTCAAGCTTGTTTGAATCTGGACTCTTTCCTCATGAAGCAGTCAGTTTCCACTGCCCATCTGCTCTCCTACATGGCGCTCAGAGTGACCCACCAGCACTGTCCTCCACCCAAGACTACACCCCAGGCCCTGCCCGCCACATCCCTCATCCAGGCTGTCCCCACCCACCTGTGGATGATGAAGTTCCTATGCAGGTACTGGAGGCCCCGGAGAACCTGCAGCACGATGCACTTGACCTGTGCACAGGGCAGAGGCGCTAGTTAGGGGAGCCCAGCCCAGGTCCTGTCACATGTGCACAGCCACCAGGACCAATGGTCACTGTGGCAGCCTTGGGAACCAGTGGTTGCTGTGTGCAGCGCAGCTGGGAAGATGCTGCTGTCGCCTCCCCTGCTCGGTGAGCTGTCTACTGAGCAGTGCTGGGAGGGACCTCAGGCCGGCTTCTAGGCCTGGCTTCTGATGCCCCCTTGGTACCCCACAGGCAGTAATTCCACCTCATTAAAGCTCCCTGAGATACCCAGGAGGCGGCAGCAGCTCCACACATCTTCAGACAGCCACGTTCAGCTTAAATGTGCACCACAAGGGCCTGTGaacccccccacctccaccccaggggCCCCCAGCCATGCACCTGGGCCTCAGAGAAGGGCGTCGGCATATTCTCCAGGAGGCTGGCCAGGTCTTGCTCACAGTAACCCATCACCAGGaagatgctgaaagaaaaaagggtAGGATGCATGCCACCTCCCGCTTCTCCCCTCCTGCAGGAAGGGCCCCACAGCAGGAGGAGGGGACCACACCAGGAGGGGCAGGAGATTGCTCACCTCTCCAGGTGGCTCCCCACAACCACCTCCTTTAGCTCCACAATGTTGGGATGGCGAAGGCGGAGGAGCAGTGTGATTTCCCGCAGGCTGCTGATGGGGATGCCTggaaagagagaggcctcagcgAGCCCCATGCTGCCACTCTCAGGGCTCTAGAAACACCCAACACCAGTCCTGCACTCAGGGAGAACTAGGACAATCCTAATAAGCACTTTCACCCTTCATTCATCAAATATGAACGAGCAACTCTCTGTGCCAACCACGGGGGTAGATGGGTTGTCCACGGTGGGCAAGGCAGAGCCTTGGTGTGGAGGGGGACCGGGAGCTGAGACAGTGAGGTGGAGTCACCAGACAGGAGGGACAGAATGCAGACTCTGGCAGTGGGGAGAATCATGCAGGCCTCAGGGAGCTGGGGCTAAGTGTGGGACTGGGGTGAAAGCAGGGTCATGCTGGAGCCCTCCCAAAGGCCAGCTCCCCTTTAGTGACCGAGCAGATGCTCTCAGGAGTGTTTGGTCATGAGGAAAACTCAGGCAGGTCGCACctttctgccccccccccccccccccccactgtgaGGTCCCAGCCATCGTACTGCGCCCCTTCTCCCAGCTCACCATCCTTCTCCTTGTCCATCCGCACTTTCTTCAGTGCGACAATCTCATCTGTCTGGGTGTCCCGGGCCCGATCTGAAATGGAAACATATCCACGACGAGAGTCCAACCTGATCCCCCATCTCAAGCTCCTCCCACCACGAGAGCCTCTTCCTGAGCACCCCAGggttccctttcttttctttgacaACATAATACTCAGCAACACTCAGTCCTCATTCTATGCAAGCAACACGCCTAGCCCAAGACACATGCTCCCTAGGGGTTTCCGCTCATTTGAGCAGGGTAGGTGTGCTCAGTTTTCTCTCTGTGCTGAAGCCAGTTGTGTGGTAAGCTCTGTACATTCTCCTACTTAGTCAGCATGGAGATCACTGCCTTCTGTTCTCATGACTATGTTCTAACAGCAAACAAGGTGctatatctagaaaaaaaatgaccCTTATTTTGTGTGAAGCTGGCTACAGAAAGCATTGTGCTGATTTGTGCAGCTTCCAGAATGACTCACATCCATGTTGCAGCTGCTACAAGCTCCAGCTGCTTTTGGGAATTCTACACTGTATTGCTCTAACAGTTTTCTCCACCCTACAATTACACATTTGGATTACTGACATTAGCAACCTGACGCTTATGTTTACACAGGCATGGGGTCAAGTTTATGGTTTTCAGACATAGTCCCTGAACAAGTTTTTGCCCTGGTATGGAGCACAGGATGTGAGCCTTCCAGCCTCAACACAGCTACCACTGGGAAAGCCCCTGTCCTGTGCTCGTCAGAGCCATAAGCTGTTGCTCCAGGACCCCCGTCTTGGCCACTCACACACGATGCCATAGGTGCCCTCCCCGATGCGGTTCAGCTTCTCAAACTCCTTCACGCTCCGGCATCGTCCCAGCTGAAAGAGAACAGCTGAGGATGGATATTTCACACGTCATTTGCACCAAGGAACCTGCTCATGTGTTGTTTACCAAACAAAAAAGCAGTCATGGACCTCAGCTTTTCTGATGAGAAAGGGGGGATCACGATGCTGGGCCAACACTTCAAATGAAACATCATAGTGGCCTAACCGCTCCCTTCTAGTAACAGTAGCCACAAGCCACCTACATACGGGAACACTTATATGGCAGAGAATGCTGTCCCCAATATCCATAACACTACTTCTTTTGAGTTATGAAACACTACCCAGTCGCATTCGGCCTTGGGAAACGTGTGACTTCCAGATCAAAGAAGGATGGTTGCTCCCCACTTCCCTTGGCCCCTGGAGGCAGGGTGGGACGTGGAAGAAGTGTAAGTGGAGCAAAAAGACAGATGAAACCAGATGCCTGGCCTGCCTTGCACAAAACAGCTGTTTCTCTCTGGAATGTtaggggaaagagaaatgaagccTTATCCTTATCTTGAAATCTCTCTGTCCTAGCAGAGAGCCCATACCCTAATACACGTTTATAATGTAGTACCTTTGTAGATGGACTGAATGAGCACTTCTACTTGGATCTAAGAAGTGCATGCAGCAAGATTCAAATTACCCGCTTTCCTCCTCTTAACTCTGCCCTCAGTCTTCTTACTTCCTGACTCCTGGAAATTGAGTCAGAATCATCTGGCCCTCCCATGACCTCGCGGCAACCTCCCTTTCCTGCCTTAATTCCCCTTCTCACACCCTCTCTCTCCTCGTGCTTTCTGTTCatatctgtatttcttttcttttcttttttttttttttttgtgaccggtaaggggatcataacccttggcttggtgtcgcccgcaccgcactcagccagtgaactaacaggccatccctatataggatccgaacccgcggcctcggcgccgcagtgctcccagcgccgcactctcccgagtgagccagggggtcgGCCCCATACCTgtatttctcttcctggcttTGCCCCTGCGGCTCCGATTCTAGCATGCCACCTCTTCTCATCTCTGTGCGTCCAAATGCTAGCCACACTTCGTGGTCCCAAAGAAATGCCACCCCTTCTACAAAGCTCTTCCTGACCTCTGGCTAAAAACAACTCATTCTTCTAAATCCCTGGTACTTGTATGTCTCCAAGCACCTACCGTTGCGCACTGCTCATTGTCCTTGGCTGGGTATGTCTTAGCTCCGCTTTGAGAGCAGATTTCCGACTCGCTGCT includes:
- the CDK10 gene encoding cyclin-dependent kinase 10 isoform X5, with amino-acid sequence MDKEKDGIPISSLREITLLLRLRHPNIVELKEVVVGSHLESIFLVMGYCEQDLASLLENMPTPFSEAQVKCIVLQVLRGLQYLHRNFIIHRDLKVSNLLMTDKGYVKTADFGLARAYGVPVKPMTPKVVTLWYRAPELLLGTTTQTTSIDMWAMGCILAELLAHKPLLPGTSEIHQIDLIVQLLGTPSENIWPGFSKLPLVGQYSLRKQPYNNLKHKFPWLSEAGLRLLNFLFMYDPKKRATAGDCLESSYFKEKPLPCEPELMPTFPHHRNKRAAPTTSEGQSKRSKP
- the CDK10 gene encoding cyclin-dependent kinase 10 isoform X1; the encoded protein is MAEADPESEQIRLKCIRKEGFFTVPPEHRLGRCRSVKEFEKLNRIGEGTYGIVYRARDTQTDEIVALKKVRMDKEKDGIPISSLREITLLLRLRHPNIVELKEVVVGSHLESIFLVMGYCEQDLASLLENMPTPFSEAQVKCIVLQVLRGLQYLHRNFIIHRDLKVSNLLMTDKGYVKTADFGLARAYGVPVKPMTPKVVTLWYRAPELLLGTTTQTTSIDMWAMGCILAELLAHKPLLPGTSEIHQIDLIVQLLGTPSENIWPGFSKLPLVGQYSLRKQPYNNLKHKFPWLSEAGLRLLNFLFMYDPKKRATAGDCLESSYFKEKPLPCEPELMPTFPHHRNKRAAPTTSEGQSKRSKP
- the CDK10 gene encoding cyclin-dependent kinase 10 isoform X4, whose amino-acid sequence is MAEADPESEQIRLKCIRKEGFFTVPPEHRLGRCRSVKEFEKLNRIGEGTYGIVYRARDTQTDEIVALKKVRMDKEKDGIPISSLREITLLLRLRHPNIVELKEVVVGSHLESIFLVMGYCEQDLASLLENMPTPFSEAQVKCIVLQVLRGLQYLHRNFIIHRYRAPELLLGTTTQTTSIDMWAMGCILAELLAHKPLLPGTSEIHQIDLIVQLLGTPSENIWPGFSKLPLVGQYSLRKQPYNNLKHKFPWLSEAGLRLLNFLFMYDPKKRATAGDCLESSYFKEKPLPCEPELMPTFPHHRNKRAAPTTSEGQSKRSKP
- the CDK10 gene encoding cyclin-dependent kinase 10 isoform X2, with protein sequence MAEADPESEQIRLKCIRKEGFFTVPPEHRLGRCRSVKEFEKLNRIGEGTYGIVYRARDTQTDEIVALKKVRMDKEKDGIPISSLREITLLLRLRHPNIVELKEVVVGSHLESIFLVMGYCEQDLASLLENMPTPFSEAQVKCIVLQVLRGLQYLHRNFIIHRDLKVSNLLMTDKGYVKTADFGLARAYGVPVKPMTPKVVTLWYRAPELLLGTTTQTTSIDMWAMGCILAELLAHKPLLPGTSEIHQIDLIVQLLGTPSENIWPGFSKLPLVGQYSLRKQPYNNLKHKFPWLSEAGLRLLNFLFMATAGDCLESSYFKEKPLPCEPELMPTFPHHRNKRAAPTTSEGQSKRSKP
- the CDK10 gene encoding cyclin-dependent kinase 10 isoform X3; translation: MAEADPESEQIRLKCIHRARDTQTDEIVALKKVRMDKEKDGIPISSLREITLLLRLRHPNIVELKEVVVGSHLESIFLVMGYCEQDLASLLENMPTPFSEAQVKCIVLQVLRGLQYLHRNFIIHRDLKVSNLLMTDKGYVKTADFGLARAYGVPVKPMTPKVVTLWYRAPELLLGTTTQTTSIDMWAMGCILAELLAHKPLLPGTSEIHQIDLIVQLLGTPSENIWPGFSKLPLVGQYSLRKQPYNNLKHKFPWLSEAGLRLLNFLFMYDPKKRATAGDCLESSYFKEKPLPCEPELMPTFPHHRNKRAAPTTSEGQSKRSKP